The Vibrio sp. 16 genome segment TTGGCTTGATTGAATCTCTACTGACGCTTACTGTTCTCGACGAAATGACTAACACGCGTGGTCAATCTAACCGTGAGTGTATCGGTCAAGGTATGGCTAACATGACCTGTTCAGTCTTTGGCGCTATGGGTGGTTGTGCGATGATTGGTCAGTCAATGATCAACGTTAACTCAGGTGGTCGTGGTCGACTTTCAGGTATTGTTGCTGCCGTTGCTCTGTTGATGTTCATTTTGTTTGCTTCATCTCTCATTGAAATGATTCCTCTGGCTGCACTAGTGGGCGTGATGTTCATGGTGGTTATCGGTACATTTGAATGGGCAACCTTCAAACTTGCTCGCCGAGTGCCAAAACAAGACTTCTTCGTTATCGTCCTGGTGACGGTTGTAACCGTTCTGACTGATTTAGCAGTCGCTGTTTTCGTTGGTGTTATCGCATCTGCACTAATGTTTGCTTGGCAACATGCAAAACACATCTACGCTGACACATGTATCAACGAAGAGGGTTCAAAAGAGTATAAGATTCACGGTCCTGTATTCTTTGGTTCTGTTGCAAACTTCCTTGAGATCTTTGATGCTCACAAAGACCCTGTAGACGTTATTGTTGACTTTGCCGACTCGCGTGTCACCGACCACTCAGCGATCGAAGCAATTGAAACCCTAGCCGAACGTTACGCTGCACAGGGCAAAACGTTACACCTTCGCCACTTGAGCCCAGATTGCCGTAAACTACTCGACAAAGCAGGTAGCCTAGTGGAAATCAATGTCAAAGAAGATCCTAGCTATAAAGTCGCAACCGACGTACTTGCAGGCTAACTCGAACAATTGTAAAAAAGGGCTTCCATTTGGAAGCCCTTTTTATTTCTGCATTAACTAACGGAAGCTACAGCAGTTTATTGAGTTTCTCCCCAACTAACTGTAAACGCCATCCCTGCATCACATCGGGAAGTTTTGCGGGGTCTCTGTCCTTCTTCCACACCCAACTAATGACTTGATTGAGCTGCTTCTTTGATGCAATAAATTCGGTCGCTAAACCAGAAGCCTGGGAGGCATGCTTCACTTCATCTTTCAGAACTTTGAATTTTTGCTTGTAGCCTGGCATGTCCATAAGACGCTCGATTTTCTCTGGGTACTCTTCCGGAGAGATGCCGCGAGCCAATTTTACAATAGAGATGATGCGCGTAGCATGGCGCTGGACTGAACGTGAGTCCATCCCCTCTTGTTCCATTCGCTGGCGATTTTGTAAGCCCAATCTCGCCACGTTCAACAAGTCATTCTCTTTGAAGATAAAATTCAATGCTAAGTCACGACGGACTGCTTCTTTATAACGCCATGTCGCCAGTGGTTTTAGTATTGCTAACTCACGTGGTTTTAGCTGCCAAGCCCCCTTGACATCGAGATAAGCCATCTCAGGATCGGTATTTTTAATGCGCTTAGCGGCCAAAAGGTCACTCTCTTGTTGAGCGGCTTCCCACCAGCCAGCTTCTGTTACTGCATTCAATAATTTTTCATACAGTGGCAACAGGTAGAACACATCTGCTGCGGCATAATCTAGCTGCTTGTCGGTTAACGGGCGAGCTAACCAATCGGTTCGCGACTCACTTTTATCCAGTTCAACCTGCAAATAGTGTTCAACTAACGAAGCAAACCCTGTCGACAGACCGTGCCCCAAAAATGCAGCCATGACTTGTGTGTCAACCATAGGATATGGCAAGCAGCCGAAACTGTTTTGAAAGACTTCGAGATCCTCACCACAGGCATGAAGCACTTTCAGTACAGAAGTATCTTGCAGCAGTTCAACAAATGGCGTCATCTCATCAAGTTCAGTTGGATCAATGAGGGATAGCTGCTCGCCGTCAAACAACTGAATCAATCCTAACTGTGGATAGAAGGTTCGCGTACGGACAAACTCAGTGTCTAGCATAACCACATCCACTTCTCGTGCTTTTTGACAAACTTGTTTTAGCAGAGCGTTATCGGTAACAATTTGGTAATTCACTAATCTCTCACTTTGGGGTTGATACCAATCTAGATAAGCATCCACCTTATCGTTTATCGCTTGGAAAGTGCTTATTTAGATTGGTATTAAAATGCATAAAAAATGCCGACAGGGTAATGTCGGCATTCTATCATCAATCACATAGCTCTGCTTGATTAGCTTTGTTCAGCTTTCGCTAAGTTGGCATCGTTTTCTTCACGTAAAACACGGCGCAAAATCTTACCCACATTGGTTTTTGGTAGATCTTCTTTGAACTCCACCAACTTAGGTACTTTGTAGCCTGTCAAATGTTGACGACAGTGAGCAATCACTTCATCTTTAGTAAGGCTAGGATCGCGCTTAACAACGTAGATCTTAACAATCTCACCAGACACTTCATGAGGTTGACCAATCGCCGCAACTTCAAGCACTTTGCCATGAAGCGCTACCACATCTTCAATCTCATTTGGATACACATTGAAGCCCGATACCAAAATCATATCTTTCTTACGGTCAACAATGTGGATCAAGCCTTCTTCATCAAACTTGACGATATCGCCTGTTGATAGCCAACCTTCCGCATTAATGACTTCTTTGGTTGCTTCTGGACGTTGCCAGTAACCTTGCATAACCTGAGGACCACGTACTTGAAGCTCACCTACTTCTGTATTTGGCAGTGGGTTACCTTCATCATCGACAATTCGTACTTCTGTGGATGGGACAGGCAAACCAATCGCACCCGTGTAGTCAGTCAAGTCGTATGGGTTGCCCGTGACCAGAGGCGAACACTCTGTTAATCCGTACCCTTCAAGCAGGTGCACACCTGTGGTCTTCTTCCACTGGTCGGCGACTGCACGCTGAACGGCCATACCACCACCTACAGCCAGCTTTAAGTTACTAAAGTTAAGCTCATGGAAATCCTCGTTGTTGACTAAGGCGTTGAACAAGGTATTAACCCCCGTAACCGCAGTAAATGGGTATTTCTGGAGTTCTTTGACAAAACCAGGAATGTCACGTGGGTTAGTGATGAGTAGATTTTGCCCACCCATTTCAATAAACAGCAAACAGTTTACTGTCAAAGCAAAGACGTGATACAGCGGCAAAGCGGTGACCACCAGCTCGCGCCCTTCAGACAATACAGGGCCATAGGCGCCTTTCGCTTGCATGACGTTGGCAATCATATTGCGATGGGTCAAAATCGCCCCCTTCGCTACGCCGGTTGTTCCGCCTGTGTATTGGAGAAAGGCAATGTCATCACCTGACATAAAGGGTTTCACGTACTGAAGACGGCGCCCTTTATGCAGAGCTTTACGCATCGAGATAGCACCCGGCAGATCGTATTTTGGCACCATGCCTTTAACGTATTTCACCACGAAGTCGACGATGGTTCCTTTTGCTCGCGGTAACATCTGACCCAAACTCGTGAGTACCACGTGTTTTACTTGCGTGTTATCAACGATTTGTTCCAGCGTATTGGCGAAGTTGGACACAATAACAATCGCCGTTGCACCTGAGTCGTTAAGTTGATGCTCTAGCTCTCGAGGGGTATACAGTGGGTTTACGTTAACGGCTATCAAACCTGCGCGTAAAACACCAAATAACGCCACTGGGTATTGCAGTAGGTTTGGCATCATTAGGGCAACTCGGTCGCCTTTTTGCAATTTCAAATCGTTTTGCAGATATGCGGCAAAGGCGCGGCTGCGTTCTTCCAGTTTACGGAAGGTCATTACCGACCCCATATTTGTAAATGCTGGTTGGTCAGCGTACTTCTGTACTGACTGCTCAAACATCTCAACCAAAGATGGATATTGGTCTGGGTTAATGTGCTCTGGCACATCGCTTGGATAACGTGATAGCCAAGGTTTATCCACGGTAATACTCCTCGAAATAAGCTGGCTGAAGCCGATGAAATTGTCTTGTTTTTATCATCCGCTATTACAGCACAGGCGAAGCGCGTGAGCACGAAACACTCAAACACTTGTTTAAATTTTGTTAACTAAGCCAAAAATTAGGTTAGATACTCTAAAAGGTTGTTCTAAGTGGCAATGATGACCGCCCTCAATGACCTCAAACTGAGTCATATCAGAGGCCTCTTGCTGAAAAATAGGCAGATGTGAAAAACCTCGATTGCCCAAAACAACAAGCTGCGGACAAGAGATGTGTTGGCGAATGAACTGTGCATGCTTAAGCGACATTCGATAGAGCGACTGGCTTTGCAACTTAACATCGTGGCGCCAAATCCAATGCTCGCCATGCTGCTCAATGCCTCGCTTTACGACAGGCGCAATCAGGCTTGCCTCAATGTCATTCACTTTCGCGCGTCTTTCTATCGCGTTTTGCAGCGATGTCATCGCTCTTACCGGCTTTTTTCTGATCCGTTGGCGACTTGCAATACCCTCTTTGATCCTGCTAAGCGTATTCTCTTCGGTTTCTGCCAAGGGACCATACCCTTCTATTTGAACTAAACCACTAACCTGCTCTGGGAAGGCGGCACTATAGCAACTTGCAATCAAAGCACCAAGAGAATGCCCCACCAACACTACTCTGTTTGGCGACAAGTTAACCAAAAATTGGTAAATATCGTCTAAATAGTCGTGAAATGGGTAGAAGTTCGCCCCTTTCTTATGCCCAGAAAGACCGTGACCCGGTAAATCGATTGCGCAAAGGTGCAGTTGCGGTTCAAGGTGATGAAGCTCTGCCATAACCGTGGAAAAACTGGCGGCATTGTCCAGCCACCCATGTAAAAAAACGACCGATATGTCGGCCGTTTTGCTGTTACCATACTCAAGGGTCACAATGTCGATATCTTGAATGGCGTACCTTTGTTCTATTGGTGTCATTTCACTTCCTGAATCACCGTTCCTTGTCGGCTGCTATGACGCATCTCTCGACAATAAAGACCACGACATGGGTAAAGATAACTGTCTACTTCCTGAATCCTAACCCGCTCTTCGATTCGCCATAAATGAAAACCTTGCACTTGCATCACGGGGAAAGCGTACTCATAGTCACCCACTGCGCCTTGTTCGGTCCCAATGCTTTGACCTAACAGAGTGATCAAACGCCCCTGTGCAAGAGACGCTGGCTCGGCGTAGCCGTCAATATAGCCAACAAAACGTCCTTGCGGCTCTTGGCTGATATCTGGCTTTCCGTTTGAACTTATCGGCAAGTTAACCACTTCGACACGTGTTTTGCTTTGTAGATTCGTCACTTTGGCGATGACGCCACCTAAACGCACATCTCCACTCGCAGTGGGCTTGGATTGCCAAACTGTATAATCACTAACAAGTTGAGGGTCTTCAGATTTCAAGTTTTCGGGCAAGGTACTGCACGCACTTAGCAGTAATAGAGAGATCACGACAAAAAGGCTGCGGGAAAAAACTGTCATACGTTGTGGACCTTTGAAGCTAGATGTAAATATCGACACCAAGCATTTGTGATAGTTCATCGCGTTTAGCTTGGTGCATGACATTCATATACTCTTCCATTGCCTTACGACTTCGTCCTTCGGGAAGATCATATTGGATTTGCGCTTTGTGTACTTCAGATTCGGAGACATGACGGATAGTTTGAGCAACAGCATTCGCCACCTTAGATGGCTGGCCCACAGGCTCTTTTTGCTGCGCTTTTTTTACCTCGTTCTTCTTGTTTGCCTTGTTGGCCTTATTAGGACCTGGCAATGAAGGAGGTAAACCATTTATTGATACCATACTATCCGCCTATCGCCGTTTAATCGCGGTTATTCGCGCCCTGGCAACTTCTTCCATGCTACCGTGTCACGCAAGTACGTTGGACTTGCCGCTTCCGCTTCAACCGTATTGCCCTTCGCTAACTCAAACTGAGCAAGATAGACGATATCTTCAGCGTCTGGGAATAACACATCCCCTTCCTCAGTTTTAAACTGGAGCCCTTCTAGCTCTTTTTGATAAGCCGCCCAGCCCGTACCTGCCGTGCGCCAAAGCTGTTCATCGGCTGTACTATTCTCGGCTAGCACGCTCGGTGGAACGACGCATTCGGCATCAACTGGCGACCAAGTGCCATCTTCTTGACGGGCAAATCGTCCCCAGTACACTTCGCTCATACGCGCATCTATGGCGCACGCTACGTGCTCTGCACCATGTTTACGGTAGCTGCCTTGAGCCATCGCTTCCAGTGTCGATACACCAATCATCGGTAAATCCGCACCAAACGCTAAACCTTGTGCAATACCGATGCCAATGCGAACACCTGTAAAGCTACCTGGGCCACGACCATACGCCAGAGCATCAAGTTCGGCCAACGCCACACCCGCTTCTTTCAAGACTTCATCCACCATGG includes the following:
- a CDS encoding SulP family inorganic anion transporter; its protein translation is MFEFPQFSKHSVKNDVLSGLTVALALVPEAVAFAFVAGVDPMVGLYAAFIVGLITSIFGGRPGMISGATGAMAVVMVSLVATHGVQYLFAAILLAGILQVAAGLFKLGKFIRIVPHPVMIGFVNGLAIVIFLAQLGQFKAPDLTGALTWLPSDQMVLMLGLVALTMAIIHFLPKFTTAVPSSLVAIVTVTALVVGLDLETRTVVDFLRTMSGDEAATLAGSLPTFSIPAVPFTFETLQIILPYAIILAAIGLIESLLTLTVLDEMTNTRGQSNRECIGQGMANMTCSVFGAMGGCAMIGQSMINVNSGGRGRLSGIVAAVALLMFILFASSLIEMIPLAALVGVMFMVVIGTFEWATFKLARRVPKQDFFVIVLVTVVTVLTDLAVAVFVGVIASALMFAWQHAKHIYADTCINEEGSKEYKIHGPVFFGSVANFLEIFDAHKDPVDVIVDFADSRVTDHSAIEAIETLAERYAAQGKTLHLRHLSPDCRKLLDKAGSLVEINVKEDPSYKVATDVLAG
- the rnd gene encoding ribonuclease D, coding for MNYQIVTDNALLKQVCQKAREVDVVMLDTEFVRTRTFYPQLGLIQLFDGEQLSLIDPTELDEMTPFVELLQDTSVLKVLHACGEDLEVFQNSFGCLPYPMVDTQVMAAFLGHGLSTGFASLVEHYLQVELDKSESRTDWLARPLTDKQLDYAAADVFYLLPLYEKLLNAVTEAGWWEAAQQESDLLAAKRIKNTDPEMAYLDVKGAWQLKPRELAILKPLATWRYKEAVRRDLALNFIFKENDLLNVARLGLQNRQRMEQEGMDSRSVQRHATRIISIVKLARGISPEEYPEKIERLMDMPGYKQKFKVLKDEVKHASQASGLATEFIASKKQLNQVISWVWKKDRDPAKLPDVMQGWRLQLVGEKLNKLL
- the fadD gene encoding long-chain-fatty-acid--CoA ligase FadD; translation: MDKPWLSRYPSDVPEHINPDQYPSLVEMFEQSVQKYADQPAFTNMGSVMTFRKLEERSRAFAAYLQNDLKLQKGDRVALMMPNLLQYPVALFGVLRAGLIAVNVNPLYTPRELEHQLNDSGATAIVIVSNFANTLEQIVDNTQVKHVVLTSLGQMLPRAKGTIVDFVVKYVKGMVPKYDLPGAISMRKALHKGRRLQYVKPFMSGDDIAFLQYTGGTTGVAKGAILTHRNMIANVMQAKGAYGPVLSEGRELVVTALPLYHVFALTVNCLLFIEMGGQNLLITNPRDIPGFVKELQKYPFTAVTGVNTLFNALVNNEDFHELNFSNLKLAVGGGMAVQRAVADQWKKTTGVHLLEGYGLTECSPLVTGNPYDLTDYTGAIGLPVPSTEVRIVDDEGNPLPNTEVGELQVRGPQVMQGYWQRPEATKEVINAEGWLSTGDIVKFDEEGLIHIVDRKKDMILVSGFNVYPNEIEDVVALHGKVLEVAAIGQPHEVSGEIVKIYVVKRDPSLTKDEVIAHCRQHLTGYKVPKLVEFKEDLPKTNVGKILRRVLREENDANLAKAEQS
- a CDS encoding alpha/beta fold hydrolase, with amino-acid sequence MTPIEQRYAIQDIDIVTLEYGNSKTADISVVFLHGWLDNAASFSTVMAELHHLEPQLHLCAIDLPGHGLSGHKKGANFYPFHDYLDDIYQFLVNLSPNRVVLVGHSLGALIASCYSAAFPEQVSGLVQIEGYGPLAETEENTLSRIKEGIASRQRIRKKPVRAMTSLQNAIERRAKVNDIEASLIAPVVKRGIEQHGEHWIWRHDVKLQSQSLYRMSLKHAQFIRQHISCPQLVVLGNRGFSHLPIFQQEASDMTQFEVIEGGHHCHLEQPFRVSNLIFGLVNKI
- a CDS encoding Slp family lipoprotein, producing the protein MTVFSRSLFVVISLLLLSACSTLPENLKSEDPQLVSDYTVWQSKPTASGDVRLGGVIAKVTNLQSKTRVEVVNLPISSNGKPDISQEPQGRFVGYIDGYAEPASLAQGRLITLLGQSIGTEQGAVGDYEYAFPVMQVQGFHLWRIEERVRIQEVDSYLYPCRGLYCREMRHSSRQGTVIQEVK
- the tsaB gene encoding tRNA (adenosine(37)-N6)-threonylcarbamoyltransferase complex dimerization subunit type 1 TsaB; protein product: MSAKILALDTATENCSVALLVDDKVYVRSEVAPRDHTKKILPMVDEVLKEAGVALAELDALAYGRGPGSFTGVRIGIGIAQGLAFGADLPMIGVSTLEAMAQGSYRKHGAEHVACAIDARMSEVYWGRFARQEDGTWSPVDAECVVPPSVLAENSTADEQLWRTAGTGWAAYQKELEGLQFKTEEGDVLFPDAEDIVYLAQFELAKGNTVEAEAASPTYLRDTVAWKKLPGRE